One Deinococcus koreensis genomic region harbors:
- a CDS encoding SOS response-associated peptidase family protein, with translation MPPGMALAEARKYATLNARVETLENEPLFANAFQAQRCVISLAAVWEWPASGRQRGRVHIFRRDDKPLLVAGL, from the coding sequence GTGCCGCCGGGCATGGCGTTGGCGGAAGCCAGGAAATATGCGACGTTGAATGCTCGCGTAGAAACCTTGGAGAACGAGCCCCTCTTCGCCAACGCGTTCCAAGCTCAGCGCTGCGTCATTTCCCTCGCGGCCGTCTGGGAGTGGCCGGCGAGCGGGAGACAGAGGGGGAGAGTTCACATTTTCAGACGCGATGACAAACCGCTGCTGGTCGCTGGCCTGTGA
- a CDS encoding KAP family P-loop NTPase fold protein, with translation MANHDPRLKLHDDRPSASGDDLYHRRTFVRRLTQAVARRTQTSPFIIGIEGAWGEGKSTVLEYMAQELHANHRDVVLVRFNPWAYGSQDQMLLGLVQLVAERLRENTRKSVRKLAAGVLGLVGSAAELAGSVSGQGHLEKGGAATRKLADALGQEDSFPKQKAALEAKLRTAQTQVVVLVDDLDRLDHEAIRSVFRLLKAVFDLPSFTYILAYDPDIIAAALEAHFESRGALSGRRYLEKIVQLPLALPRLDPLDLEEDLFANLVGAFEDNGLPQSAEEIVEMRRLAKVLSTHLATPREIRRLGNAVRFALPILRGETNPVDVCRVEALRVLFPELFEQVLRHSDLLTDTGFLARHTYRRMLLRDGGANPIGGPLPVPPPGPLHEVFGGFPPAAKQLLGMAFPNAALAFDLHEPGRYSGPYAAHQPEYLKRYLQYAIGSDDVEDALTRQFIQDTVHRKASAEATLGALDAKRLPRFLGKIALYARPLESEERLALTLVLAGHFYESYVSFGSHAMPLLTVRDTVVEVLEQGVGRESSGERWEVLERLLKDLPEWWMSLDLFEACSSLLARESRSGREAVAQPLRDWLADLLHRHQTQLMQEPRAILVSALRLLAERHGRSLTHALVLDFVGERSDHAQRWLLALARQVRVEAGALPSRFSIEQYLMLEEVVDMDELLERLEPLVPEVEGLAATDEVMARIMFDRLLDIRPDAKEFRQLEAKELRQRLVAPPIHKSEHNIE, from the coding sequence ATGGCCAACCACGACCCGCGGCTCAAACTGCACGACGACCGGCCCAGCGCGAGTGGCGACGACCTCTACCACCGCCGAACCTTCGTGCGGCGCCTGACGCAGGCGGTGGCGCGCCGGACACAGACCTCACCATTCATCATCGGCATTGAGGGGGCCTGGGGCGAGGGCAAAAGCACGGTGCTGGAGTATATGGCCCAGGAACTCCACGCGAACCACCGCGACGTGGTGCTGGTGCGCTTCAATCCGTGGGCCTACGGTTCACAAGATCAGATGCTGCTTGGCCTCGTACAGCTCGTGGCCGAACGCCTGCGGGAGAACACACGCAAATCGGTGCGGAAGCTGGCCGCCGGCGTCTTGGGGCTGGTGGGCAGCGCGGCGGAACTTGCCGGGAGCGTCAGCGGTCAGGGCCACCTTGAAAAAGGTGGCGCGGCAACCAGGAAGCTCGCCGACGCCCTGGGCCAGGAGGACAGCTTCCCCAAACAGAAAGCGGCGCTGGAGGCCAAGCTCCGCACGGCGCAGACGCAAGTGGTCGTGCTCGTGGACGATCTGGATCGGTTGGATCACGAGGCGATCCGGTCGGTGTTCCGCCTGCTCAAAGCGGTCTTCGACCTGCCGTCGTTCACTTACATCCTCGCCTACGACCCAGACATCATCGCTGCCGCCCTGGAGGCGCACTTCGAGTCGCGCGGCGCGCTGTCAGGCCGGCGGTACCTGGAGAAGATCGTTCAACTGCCCCTGGCCCTTCCCAGGCTCGACCCCCTGGATCTGGAGGAGGATCTGTTCGCCAATCTGGTGGGGGCCTTCGAGGACAACGGCCTGCCGCAAAGTGCCGAGGAAATCGTGGAAATGCGGCGGCTGGCAAAAGTGCTGTCCACCCACCTGGCCACGCCGCGGGAGATCCGCCGACTGGGCAACGCCGTTCGCTTCGCCCTGCCCATCTTGCGCGGCGAAACCAACCCCGTGGACGTATGCCGGGTTGAGGCGCTGCGGGTACTCTTCCCAGAGCTGTTTGAGCAGGTGCTGCGGCATTCAGATCTGCTCACAGACACCGGATTCCTGGCGCGCCACACCTACCGCAGGATGCTTCTGCGCGACGGCGGCGCGAACCCCATCGGTGGGCCGCTGCCCGTCCCACCACCGGGGCCGCTTCATGAGGTGTTCGGAGGCTTCCCACCCGCAGCCAAGCAGCTTCTGGGCATGGCCTTCCCCAACGCCGCCCTGGCATTCGACTTGCACGAGCCGGGCCGCTATTCCGGCCCATACGCCGCCCACCAGCCGGAATACCTGAAGCGCTACCTGCAATACGCCATCGGTAGCGACGACGTGGAAGACGCACTCACGCGACAATTCATCCAGGACACGGTGCACCGGAAGGCGTCAGCGGAGGCCACTCTTGGCGCGCTCGACGCCAAGCGGCTTCCTCGGTTTCTCGGGAAGATTGCCCTGTACGCACGGCCCCTGGAATCGGAGGAACGTCTGGCCCTGACACTCGTGCTGGCTGGGCACTTCTATGAGAGCTATGTCTCGTTCGGGTCACACGCCATGCCCCTGCTGACCGTGCGGGACACCGTGGTTGAGGTGCTGGAACAGGGTGTGGGCCGCGAATCCAGCGGGGAGCGCTGGGAGGTTCTGGAGCGTCTTTTGAAAGACTTGCCAGAATGGTGGATGTCGCTCGATCTCTTCGAGGCGTGCTCGTCCCTGTTGGCGCGGGAGTCGCGCTCAGGCAGGGAAGCGGTGGCCCAGCCACTGCGGGACTGGCTGGCCGATCTTCTGCACCGGCACCAAACCCAGCTCATGCAAGAACCCCGCGCCATTCTGGTGTCTGCCCTGCGGCTGCTCGCCGAGCGCCATGGGCGGAGCCTGACGCACGCCCTTGTGCTGGACTTCGTTGGCGAACGGTCAGACCACGCGCAGCGCTGGTTGTTGGCATTGGCGAGGCAAGTGCGTGTGGAAGCCGGAGCGCTACCGTCTCGGTTCAGCATCGAGCAGTACCTGATGCTGGAAGAGGTCGTGGACATGGACGAATTGCTGGAACGTCTGGAGCCGCTGGTTCCAGAGGTCGAAGGTCTGGCCGCGACCGACGAGGTGATGGCGAGAATCATGTTCGACCGTCTGCTGGACATTCGCCCGGACGCAAAGGAGTTCCGGCAACTGGAGGCAAAGGAGCTACGGCAACGCCTGGTCGCACCCCCCATCCACAAGAGCGAACACAACATTGAATAA
- a CDS encoding ParA family protein, whose translation MPKIISVGNMKGGVGKTTTAVHLAQQLGRKGKTLLLDADEELQCAIYWREGTFDGWTFDAAQFKTATPEGMAPYQYVVIDTKGNEQGNDLVQLAQDSDLLVIPTKPDGLSATGLIRTLRPIIEAGVKNYRVLIVANEGGRGDELREALADEGVPVMTTIVRKSTAVGDAAEKQIPLDAYTSNRYARLVAVDYASVTREVLAHVG comes from the coding sequence ATGCCAAAGATTATCAGTGTGGGCAATATGAAGGGGGGAGTGGGGAAGACCACCACCGCCGTCCACCTCGCGCAGCAACTCGGGCGCAAGGGCAAGACGCTGCTCCTTGACGCCGACGAAGAGCTTCAATGTGCCATCTACTGGCGAGAGGGCACCTTCGATGGCTGGACCTTTGACGCCGCGCAGTTCAAGACGGCCACCCCAGAAGGGATGGCACCGTATCAGTACGTCGTCATCGATACCAAAGGCAACGAGCAGGGGAACGACTTGGTGCAGCTCGCTCAGGACAGCGACCTGCTGGTAATTCCCACCAAGCCCGATGGCCTGTCCGCCACCGGGCTCATTCGCACGTTGCGCCCGATCATTGAGGCAGGCGTCAAAAACTACCGCGTGCTCATCGTCGCCAACGAGGGTGGGCGCGGCGACGAGCTGCGCGAGGCCCTGGCCGACGAGGGCGTGCCTGTCATGACCACCATCGTCCGCAAGAGCACGGCTGTGGGGGACGCGGCCGAGAAACAGATCCCGTTGGACGCCTACACCAGCAACCGCTACGCCCGCCTCGTGGCCGTGGACTACGCGAGCGTGACCCGGGAGGTACTGGCGCATGTCGGCTGA